A window of Drosophila sulfurigaster albostrigata strain 15112-1811.04 chromosome X, ASM2355843v2, whole genome shotgun sequence genomic DNA:
TTTGGGCAGCACCTGCAGCATGCTGTAAGagcagaaagaaagaaaagagatATGAGTAAGTACCACTGCTGTGTGCATCCAAAGATAGTGCAACTTGCCCCAAGCCAGCGAAATCGTTTTGAAAGATCCAGGCAATCAGTTCGCCGGTGTCGCTTCGACAGGCGCCCAACGTGCGATTGAAGCGAATGAGCGCACGCAAATATGCCAGTGATCCTTCGCCCTTATTTGGCCAAATGGTATGCACAGCGATCGCATCCTCGTCGCGCAACGGACGCAACTCAAACTCCGATAGCAACTCGGGTACTTCTAATACGCGTGCCTCGGCATGGGGCAAAACCATGCCAAAGCATTGTCGCGGCTGCAAGCCGGCAGCGCCCTTGGACAGTGCCAACTCCTTGATGCGCGGGGCGTAGTCCAGATCCACGTTGGTCAACAGAGCACCCGCTGACCAGGCAATGCGTTGTGTGCGCTCCAGGCACTCGAAGAGTTCGGTGGGCGCAGTCGGTTGCCAACTGTAGAACGAGACGCTCTGGACAATGTCCTCGTGAAGACTGACATAGGTCCCGTAGCGACGGAAATCACCCTGACGATGTGTATAGAATCGTTTGCGCAGCGATTTGTAGGCAACATCAGCACGGTCAATGCCAGCGGCATCTAATTGACGATCCCATTTGCGTTGATTGTGAAGCAACAGGTAATGGAAGTTTAGCGGACCAAACTTATTGCCGTACAGCTGCAGCAGTTCATCGACTTCTTGATCGCTAAGTGCCCGCAGTATATCGTTATCGATATCTTTATCCTTATCGTTAGCCATCGCTTGCGATTAACGAACGCTTCTGCTGACTGTAGCTGTCTGTCTGGCTTGTGTTGTGGTTTAGCTAATTCTAGTTTTGTGTGTTCAGTTGACACAGCGCACAGGAGCGCATTCAATGCCGATAAGCGTAAATAGCAATATATCATATACAAGTTGatcattaattaaaacaacacGCATAATCAATAGTTTGCGTGATTGCTATTAGTATGTAATCTAATGCAACAAGtgtaaattcatttgaattcgCTCCTGTGCTTTGACCACTTAACTAATTCTGTCCGATTAGATTTCCAGTCGTTTGTTTGCCGCGCTGTCCAATAAGAAACAGGGTGACCGTGTCGCTCGGTGTCGATGACGTTGTCGCGTGCATGCAAAACCGATATGTTAATTACCGATAGGTTTTCGGTTTTCAATTCAAACGGCCCGCTCAtgtaaatttcaaaacaacaacaacaacaaatcgagTGTTTTCCTAGGCAACGTAGACACCTGAactttgttgatttgtttatgtCGTCAGTCTAGCTAGACAAAtccaaatacatatttatacaaattgttgcaaaacagaaaaaggaaaatacgGCCATGGTGCGCAGTAAGTGCAATAAACTTTTCACCCcattcaaatacatatgtaaaattgaaatattttgtctATCTAGTCACTGAAGCTTTGGTGCGCAAGAAATCGGAGCATAATGAGCGTTTAATTAGCACACTCGAGGAGTTGTCACTGCACCAAGAGGACATTGAAAGCATTGAGCATCTGCAGAATTGGTGTCGTGATCTCAAAATCCTTTTGCTGCAGTCCAATTTGATTGGACGCTTAGAAAATCTACACAAGCTGAAGCGTCTCGAATATCTCAATGTGGCCGTGAACAACATTGAACGCATCGAGAATCTCGAGGCACTCGAATCGCTCAACAAACTCGATCTCACGCTCAACTTTATAGGCGAATTGACCAGCATCGAATCGTTGCGTGGCAATTACAATCTACGCGAACTGCTCCTCATTGGCAATCCATGCGTCGATTATCCGCATTATCGCGACTTTGTCGTGGGCACTTTGCCCCAATTGCACAACCTCGACTGCCAGGAGATTTTGCCATCGGAACGCTTGCAGGCGCAACGTCTGCGCCAGCAGCATCGCCTCATCATTGTGCAGTGTCAAGCGGATCAGGCAATGGCTCGCGATGAGCAGCGCATTCGTGTTGCCGAGCAGCAATCGCAGCTGGCGGCCCAGTGTGCCGACCtcgaggatgaggaggagcgCATACGGGCCTTCTGGAATTCCAAGAGCGAGCATTGTCCCGAGATACGCACACAGATTGCGCGACAGCACAGGCTGGGGCGAGAGAAGAGCGTCTCGAAGCCGAATCCGTTGACGGAGAAGCCCAAGCGGACACCGCATCTGTTTGCCCCATGTGGACGACCCTATAATATCAATCAGGCCAAGTTGCCATTCAATTTCCAGGACGAACCGTCCCATTACAGTCTGCTGCTCGAGGTCTACAAGTAAGTGCTGTTGTGCTTGTGCTCCACAGCATTCATCAACTATCGGCATCCATTCACCAACGTTCACTTTGTAGGCACTTGGACACCTCGTTGATCGATGTGGATGTCCAGCCAAATTATGTGCGTGTCACGGTCAAGGGCAAAATCTTTCAAATTGCCTACCACGATGAGGTGAAGCCGTTGGAGTCGCAAGTGCAACGCTCCCAGATCACAGGACATCTGCAGCTGATGCTGCCAAAGCTCAAGGCCAACGAGTTGCTCAGTTTCAAACAGCCCAAGCAGtcttcggctgctgctgctgctgccaagaGGTGAGCAAATATGCTGATGCATCCTTAGGTCTTTCTCTTATTTCCTCAGGTTCTTGCTAGCTTTCTTCTCATTTTGTTAAAAGATAGGCAGCCTTATTGCACGATTAAATGTCGTTCATAATggttcaatttatttgatatttgaaaGAAGTGTCCTATGTTAGAGTTTTCGACTTTGGTTCCAGCACATTCGCATTATTTCAcgattaaatgtaaaaattgcagCCTTCTAGCTCTTACCATTTGACTGAGTACTTTGAATGAAACGGGACAAATAACTTTAGGCTTTTCCAACTTTAAAGTTGTTTGGAATTTGTTTTATACAGTGGATCACAGCTTCTTTATCTTTAAATGATAATACTAGCCAAACTAACAGAGgtactaaatttatttaaacgaaggatttttctttaatgtttcaacagaaaaaatatacttaaattttcaaattttttgtttactgtaTAACATAACGGAAAAATACGACAGCTTATTTTAACCAATTTTGCCACTGTTCTTTATTGATATATTGCTTTATGTTTAGAAGTTGCATCTTCGACATTTCAAGCTTGGCGGGATGTCCTAAGTTAGGGTTTTCGAGTTTGGTTTCCAGGTACTATTTAAACTCCTTCATAGGAAAACATAATGTAAATGTACAGtttcataataaaaactaatctGAATATATGATAAGCATAGACAACATTTTCGAGTCGAAGGTTCCAGcagccaaaaataataaagaatttataattaaatattgtatgtcATACTAAATACCCAGGCATcgataatttgtatttttgtataacatTAATGATTTCGatgaattttaatatagttGGATAATTAAGTTAAGCAGAATGCAATTTAATGGAATGCAATTACTTTCAATGATCTTTGTTACCGTTTTGTTAATAATCCCAT
This region includes:
- the LOC133847677 gene encoding uncharacterized protein LOC133847677 codes for the protein MANDKDKDIDNDILRALSDQEVDELLQLYGNKFGPLNFHYLLLHNQRKWDRQLDAAGIDRADVAYKSLRKRFYTHRQGDFRRYGTYVSLHEDIVQSVSFYSWQPTAPTELFECLERTQRIAWSAGALLTNVDLDYAPRIKELALSKGAAGLQPRQCFGMVLPHAEARVLEVPELLSEFELRPLRDEDAIAVHTIWPNKGEGSLAYLRALIRFNRTLGACRSDTGELIAWIFQNDFAGLGMLQVLPKAERRGLGGLLASAMSKLIAKGETTTLTAWIVSTNWRSEQLLGRIGYRKHIVNEWIKLLPASESIN
- the LOC133847675 gene encoding protein tilB, with the translated sequence MVRITEALVRKKSEHNERLISTLEELSLHQEDIESIEHLQNWCRDLKILLLQSNLIGRLENLHKLKRLEYLNVAVNNIERIENLEALESLNKLDLTLNFIGELTSIESLRGNYNLRELLLIGNPCVDYPHYRDFVVGTLPQLHNLDCQEILPSERLQAQRLRQQHRLIIVQCQADQAMARDEQRIRVAEQQSQLAAQCADLEDEEERIRAFWNSKSEHCPEIRTQIARQHRLGREKSVSKPNPLTEKPKRTPHLFAPCGRPYNINQAKLPFNFQDEPSHYSLLLEVYKHLDTSLIDVDVQPNYVRVTVKGKIFQIAYHDEVKPLESQVQRSQITGHLQLMLPKLKANELLSFKQPKQSSAAAAAAKRASSAGKERNSDVVDISNICAPPDLPDLI